From one Diprion similis isolate iyDipSimi1 chromosome 7, iyDipSimi1.1, whole genome shotgun sequence genomic stretch:
- the LOC124408177 gene encoding isovaleryl-CoA dehydrogenase, mitochondrial isoform X2: MAINTICKDFLKVTNYFSKYTKYNKRFLSQYYPIDEHIFGLTNEQQELRTLAFNFAQKELAPKAAQIDEQNSFLELREFWKDLGKLGLLGITAKECYGGTGGGYLDHIVIMEELSRASSAIALSYGAHSNLCLNQIHRNGTEEQKQKYLPKLCSGEHIGALAMSEAGSGSDVVSMKLRAEKKGDHYILNGNKFWITNGPDADTLVVYARTDSTAKKPQHGITAFIIEKGMEGFTTAQKLNKLGMRGSNTAELVFENCKVPTSNILGELNKGIYVLFSGLDLERLVLAAGPVGIMQACCDIAFEYAHSRKQFGQRIGEFQLIQGKIADMYTSLSTSRSYLYSVGRACESGHVNRKDCAGVILYCAERATQVALDAVQILGCYVMLNCTKLGQAQVKYGEW; the protein is encoded by the exons ATGGCTATCAATACAATTTGTAAGGATTTTTTAAAAGttaccaattatttttccaaatatacaaaatacaataaaCGGTTTTTATCACAATATTATCCGATTGACGAACATATTTTCGGTCTCACCAATGAACAACAAGAG CTACGCACTCTAGCTTTCAACTTTGCACAAAAGGAACTTGCACCGAAGGCAGCACAGATCGACGAGCAGAATTCGTTTCTTGAACTCAGG GAGTTTTGGAAGGACTTAGGGAAATTGGGTCTATTGGGAATCACTGCTAAAGAATGTTACGGCGGTACCGGAGGTGGATACCTTGACCACATAGTCATCATGGAAGAATTGAGCAGAGCTTCTTCGGCGATAGCTCTCAGTTATGGAGCCCACTCAAATTTGTGCCTGAACCAAATCCACAGAAATGGTACCGAGGAGCAAAAGCAAAAGTATCTACCGAAG TTATGCAGCGGGGAACATATAGGTGCCTTGGCAATGTCTGAAGCAGGATCAGGCTCTGATGTAGTATCGATGAAGCTACGTGCAGAAAAAAAGGGCGACCACTACATTTTgaatggaaataaattttggatTACTAACGGGCCAGATGCTGATACATTGGTTGTTTACGCAAGGACGGATTCCACCGCTAAAAAACCACAGCATGGAATAACTGCATTTATCATCGAAAAGGGAATGGAAGGCTTTACTACTGCCCAAAAGTTGAATAAGTTGGGGATGCGAGGTTCAAATACTGCGGAACTAGTATTCGAAAATTGCAAAGTTCCTA CTAGCAATATTCTCGGCGAATTAAATAAAGGGATTTATGTACTCTTTAGCGGACTCGACTTAGAACGCCTCGTACTTGCAGCTGGACCTGTTGG GATCATGCAAGCGTGCTGTGACATTGCTTTTGAATATGCGCATAGCAGAAAGCAATTTGGGCAACGAATTGGCGAGTTTCAATTGATTCAG GGGAAAATTGCAGACATGTACACCAGCCTGAGCACAAGCAGAAGTTACTTATATTCAGTGGGACGAGCTTGTGAATCAGGTCACGTAAACCGAAAAGACTGCGCAGGAGTGATTCTATATTGTGCAGAAAGAGCAACGCAAGTTGCTTTAGATGCGGTACAAATTCTtg GCTGCTACGTGATGCTAAACTGTACGAAATTGGGGCAGGCACAAGTGAAGTACGGAGAATGGTAA
- the LOC124408177 gene encoding isovaleryl-CoA dehydrogenase, mitochondrial isoform X1: protein MAINTICKDFLKVTNYFSKYTKYNKRFLSQYYPIDEHIFGLTNEQQELRTLAFNFAQKELAPKAAQIDEQNSFLELREFWKDLGKLGLLGITAKECYGGTGGGYLDHIVIMEELSRASSAIALSYGAHSNLCLNQIHRNGTEEQKQKYLPKLCSGEHIGALAMSEAGSGSDVVSMKLRAEKKGDHYILNGNKFWITNGPDADTLVVYARTDSTAKKPQHGITAFIIEKGMEGFTTAQKLNKLGMRGSNTAELVFENCKVPTSNILGELNKGIYVLFSGLDLERLVLAAGPVGIMQACCDIAFEYAHSRKQFGQRIGEFQLIQGKIADMYTSLSTSRSYLYSVGRACESGHVNRKDCAGVILYCAERATQVALDAVQILGGNGYINDYPTGRLLRDAKLYEIGAGTSEVRRMVIARSITEEYS, encoded by the exons ATGGCTATCAATACAATTTGTAAGGATTTTTTAAAAGttaccaattatttttccaaatatacaaaatacaataaaCGGTTTTTATCACAATATTATCCGATTGACGAACATATTTTCGGTCTCACCAATGAACAACAAGAG CTACGCACTCTAGCTTTCAACTTTGCACAAAAGGAACTTGCACCGAAGGCAGCACAGATCGACGAGCAGAATTCGTTTCTTGAACTCAGG GAGTTTTGGAAGGACTTAGGGAAATTGGGTCTATTGGGAATCACTGCTAAAGAATGTTACGGCGGTACCGGAGGTGGATACCTTGACCACATAGTCATCATGGAAGAATTGAGCAGAGCTTCTTCGGCGATAGCTCTCAGTTATGGAGCCCACTCAAATTTGTGCCTGAACCAAATCCACAGAAATGGTACCGAGGAGCAAAAGCAAAAGTATCTACCGAAG TTATGCAGCGGGGAACATATAGGTGCCTTGGCAATGTCTGAAGCAGGATCAGGCTCTGATGTAGTATCGATGAAGCTACGTGCAGAAAAAAAGGGCGACCACTACATTTTgaatggaaataaattttggatTACTAACGGGCCAGATGCTGATACATTGGTTGTTTACGCAAGGACGGATTCCACCGCTAAAAAACCACAGCATGGAATAACTGCATTTATCATCGAAAAGGGAATGGAAGGCTTTACTACTGCCCAAAAGTTGAATAAGTTGGGGATGCGAGGTTCAAATACTGCGGAACTAGTATTCGAAAATTGCAAAGTTCCTA CTAGCAATATTCTCGGCGAATTAAATAAAGGGATTTATGTACTCTTTAGCGGACTCGACTTAGAACGCCTCGTACTTGCAGCTGGACCTGTTGG GATCATGCAAGCGTGCTGTGACATTGCTTTTGAATATGCGCATAGCAGAAAGCAATTTGGGCAACGAATTGGCGAGTTTCAATTGATTCAG GGGAAAATTGCAGACATGTACACCAGCCTGAGCACAAGCAGAAGTTACTTATATTCAGTGGGACGAGCTTGTGAATCAGGTCACGTAAACCGAAAAGACTGCGCAGGAGTGATTCTATATTGTGCAGAAAGAGCAACGCAAGTTGCTTTAGATGCGGTACAAATTCTtg GTGGAAATGGATACATAAATGATTATCCAACCGGTAGGCTGCTACGTGATGCTAAACTGTACGAAATTGGGGCAGGCACAAGTGAAGTACGGAGAATGGTAATTGCCAGATCCATCACCGAAGAATACTCCTAG